In Flavobacterium sp. CS20, a single window of DNA contains:
- a CDS encoding sulfotransferase has protein sequence MKVDIFIVGEQKCGTTALHKFLTQHPQIKSGKQKEIDFFSYDGLYNKGIDYYHSLFTCSLYEKYVKKIKLIDASPSYLSSGEKTASRIYDYNKDAYIIIMLRNPIERAFSAYMMYKNRFKESNVNWWFEWKRKRGEDVSNVKRRSLESYTNFDTFIEEELVMLKNNNEIECPTLLNGFYYKKILNYLKLFNNVYIVENKKLSNKTETTLNQIEKYLNVKPYNWSQLTNNKIFVGNYDETIKRETQDKLKAFYEKDVVKIKNKLNIDLF, from the coding sequence ATGAAAGTTGATATATTTATTGTTGGGGAGCAAAAATGTGGAACAACAGCCTTACATAAGTTTTTAACCCAACATCCACAAATAAAATCTGGAAAACAAAAAGAAATCGATTTTTTTAGTTACGATGGTTTGTACAATAAGGGGATAGATTATTACCATTCTTTATTTACATGTAGTCTTTATGAGAAGTATGTCAAGAAGATTAAACTCATAGATGCGTCACCGTCTTACTTATCTTCTGGTGAAAAAACAGCATCTAGGATATATGACTATAATAAAGACGCTTACATTATTATAATGTTGAGAAATCCAATAGAAAGAGCTTTTAGTGCCTACATGATGTATAAAAACAGATTTAAAGAAAGTAATGTAAACTGGTGGTTTGAATGGAAAAGAAAAAGAGGCGAAGACGTATCTAATGTAAAAAGACGTAGTTTAGAAAGTTATACAAATTTTGACACTTTTATTGAAGAAGAATTAGTGATGTTAAAAAACAATAATGAAATTGAGTGTCCTACACTATTAAATGGTTTTTACTACAAAAAGATTTTAAACTATTTGAAATTGTTTAATAATGTTTATATAGTTGAAAATAAGAAGTTATCTAATAAAACAGAAACTACTTTGAATCAAATTGAAAAATATTTAAATGTAAAACCTTATAATTGGTCTCAACTTACTAATAATAAAATATTTGTAGGTAATTATGATGAAACTATCAAAAGAGAGACTCAAGATAAATTAAAAGCCTTCTATGAAAAGGATGTTGTAAAGATTAAAAATAAACTTAATATTGATTTGTTCTAA
- a CDS encoding sulfotransferase domain-containing protein, giving the protein MPTPNLIIPGFLKSDTSSLFDYLCQHHDIFRSKFKKPHIYAFDDRYKNRFTNQGDFNFKKMYSKSKTFKFIPDASNIYVISKYGKQLKKCFTLFDKNPIFVLSFESLKNNFVQTINNIFGFLELEPVVIDKAQKNKTPTHRIIKRKIPTNIKLLEKKVGLNLITDSLLFNKKLKPLVFIEQDGIFIFDLLKNNVELLKKLNLIFPK; this is encoded by the coding sequence ATGCCAACCCCTAATTTAATTATCCCAGGTTTCCTTAAAAGCGATACATCTAGCTTATTTGATTATTTATGTCAACACCACGATATTTTTCGGTCAAAATTCAAAAAACCACATATTTATGCTTTTGATGATAGGTATAAAAATAGATTTACAAATCAAGGTGATTTTAATTTTAAAAAAATGTACAGTAAGTCTAAAACTTTTAAATTTATACCAGATGCAAGTAATATCTATGTGATTTCTAAATATGGTAAGCAATTAAAAAAATGTTTTACCTTATTTGACAAGAATCCAATTTTTGTTCTAAGTTTTGAGAGTTTAAAAAACAATTTTGTGCAAACAATAAATAATATTTTTGGTTTTTTAGAATTAGAACCTGTTGTCATTGATAAAGCACAAAAAAATAAAACTCCAACTCATAGGATCATTAAAAGAAAAATTCCAACAAATATTAAACTATTAGAGAAAAAGGTAGGTTTAAATTTAATTACTGATTCTTTGTTATTTAATAAAAAATTAAAGCCGCTTGTTTTTATTGAACAAGATGGAATATTTATATTTGATTTACTAAAAAATAATGTTGAATTACTTAAGAAGCTTAATTTAATATTCCCCAAATAG
- a CDS encoding WxcM-like domain-containing protein produces MKVKKLDLPKISDERGDLAFIEDGVGLPFQLKRLLWTYDLKIPFKRGGHIYKTQNEDICVVSGSADLVIRY; encoded by the coding sequence ATGAAAGTTAAAAAACTAGATTTGCCAAAAATCTCAGATGAGCGTGGAGACCTTGCTTTTATTGAAGATGGTGTAGGCTTGCCATTTCAATTAAAACGTTTATTATGGACTTACGATTTAAAAATCCCTTTTAAACGTGGTGGTCATATCTATAAAACACAAAACGAAGACATTTGTGTTGTTTCAGGAAGTGCAGATTTAGTCATAAGATATTAA
- a CDS encoding FdtA/QdtA family cupin domain-containing protein, with amino-acid sequence MNNKQPHIIELNSIGSSDLGYITIAEQQGNIPFEIKRIYWTYYTPNQVTRGHHAHKTLEQCIFAVSGQIEFELINKNGEKSKFLLDSPDQGLYIPPMHWRTIKFSHNAVLLCLASDLYNESDYIRNYNNFLNL; translated from the coding sequence ATGAATAATAAACAACCTCATATCATAGAATTAAACTCTATTGGTTCTTCTGATTTGGGCTACATTACGATAGCTGAACAACAGGGTAATATTCCCTTTGAAATCAAACGTATATATTGGACGTATTATACGCCTAATCAAGTAACTCGTGGTCATCATGCTCATAAAACTTTAGAGCAATGTATTTTTGCAGTTAGTGGGCAAATTGAGTTTGAGTTAATAAATAAGAATGGCGAAAAATCTAAATTTTTACTAGATTCTCCAGACCAAGGTCTTTATATACCACCGATGCATTGGCGAACCATTAAATTTTCTCATAATGCCGTTTTATTGTGTCTAGCATCAGATTTATATAACGAAAGCGATTATATTAGAAATTATAACAATTTTTTAAATTTATAG
- a CDS encoding MaoC family dehydratase, whose translation MKNKIGDYYELKSKFTSEDVNQFAKISGDFNPVHLNEDFAKNTVFKKRIVHGFLYGSTISSIIANKLPGLGSIYMYQDMKFVNPVYHNEELLSKVEIIEIDYEKDIYILDTSILKAKTKIEVLIGKAKIKYFGK comes from the coding sequence ATGAAAAATAAAATAGGAGACTACTATGAACTAAAAAGTAAATTTACTTCAGAAGATGTTAATCAATTTGCAAAAATAAGTGGTGATTTTAACCCCGTTCATCTAAATGAAGATTTCGCTAAGAATACCGTATTTAAAAAACGAATTGTACATGGTTTTTTATATGGTTCTACGATAAGTTCAATAATTGCAAATAAATTACCTGGGCTAGGTAGTATATATATGTATCAAGATATGAAATTTGTTAATCCAGTATATCATAATGAAGAATTATTATCTAAAGTTGAAATAATTGAAATTGATTATGAAAAAGATATTTATATTTTGGACACTTCAATTTTAAAAGCTAAAACTAAAATTGAAGTATTAATAGGCAAAGCAAAAATCAAATATTTTGGAAAATAA
- a CDS encoding DegT/DnrJ/EryC1/StrS aminotransferase family protein, giving the protein MIKFLDLKAINDQYRDELNQVMQNVLDSGWYIKGQSVKNFEANFAKYCGVKHCVGVANGLDALILIFKALIIQGRLNEGDEVIVPANTYIASILALTENNLKPVLVEPDESSFNLSIKGIKSNMSTQTKAILSVHLYGQLAEDVSDFCKDNNLLLIEDLAQAHGGENAQGKKAGSFGVVAGFSFYPGKNLGALGDAGAVTTNDKDLADLISQLGNYGSEKKYHNSQQGVNSRLDELHTAILNVKLKYIDQEIVKRREAALYYQEHINNPKIQKPNWNVEVNNHVFHLYVIRCKERDILQTYLQDKGIQTVIHYPIPPHKQKAYSNWNTLSFPITEQIHKEVLSLPISSIITKEEQNQVINALNEF; this is encoded by the coding sequence ATGATTAAATTTCTAGACCTTAAAGCCATTAACGACCAGTATCGAGATGAACTAAACCAAGTTATGCAAAACGTTTTAGATTCAGGTTGGTATATCAAAGGGCAATCAGTTAAAAATTTTGAAGCAAACTTTGCCAAATATTGTGGGGTTAAACATTGTGTTGGTGTTGCCAATGGTTTAGACGCTTTAATTTTAATTTTTAAAGCCTTAATAATTCAAGGAAGACTTAATGAAGGTGATGAGGTTATTGTGCCTGCCAACACCTATATTGCCAGTATTTTAGCGCTTACAGAAAACAACTTAAAACCTGTTTTGGTGGAGCCAGACGAATCCTCGTTTAATTTGAGTATAAAAGGTATTAAATCGAATATGTCAACTCAAACTAAAGCCATTTTAAGCGTGCATTTATACGGCCAATTGGCAGAGGATGTTAGCGATTTTTGTAAAGACAATAATTTATTATTAATTGAAGATCTTGCTCAAGCACATGGGGGTGAAAACGCTCAAGGTAAAAAAGCTGGAAGTTTTGGCGTAGTCGCAGGTTTTTCGTTTTACCCAGGTAAAAATCTTGGCGCTTTAGGTGATGCTGGTGCCGTAACCACAAACGATAAAGATTTGGCCGATTTGATTAGTCAACTTGGTAATTATGGCAGTGAAAAGAAATACCATAATTCCCAACAAGGCGTCAACTCTCGATTGGACGAACTGCATACCGCTATTTTAAACGTTAAATTAAAATATATTGACCAAGAGATTGTTAAAAGAAGAGAAGCGGCTTTATATTATCAAGAACACATCAACAATCCCAAAATTCAAAAACCAAATTGGAATGTAGAAGTAAATAATCATGTGTTTCATTTGTATGTCATTAGATGTAAAGAAAGAGATATTTTACAAACCTATTTACAGGATAAAGGCATACAAACTGTAATTCATTATCCCATTCCACCTCACAAACAGAAAGCCTACTCGAACTGGAATACTTTATCTTTTCCTATAACAGAACAAATTCACAAAGAAGTTTTAAGCTTGCCAATAAGCTCCATTATTACAAAAGAAGAACAAAACCAAGTGATTAATGCTTTAAATGAGTTTTAA
- a CDS encoding glycosyltransferase produces MKKLPLVSIIAVCYNHAKYVIETLESIKNQTYSNIELIIMDDCSTDNSVEVIKLWIKKTNYPCRLIAHQENQGLCKTLNEALRLIKGEYYQGLACDDVILKEKIKTQVKLFKELKDEYAVIYSDAYLMNDKSQLYYGNFIQRYKPKILEVPYGNIYQELINTNFIPAMSVLIKTDLVRKIDGYDEKLTYEDYDLWLRLAKNYKFYFSNYKSCKYRIHDNNMHTSSKFDEVSTINTFYIFKKHIGNSIARRKVINSIYKMYKNGNYLAHKNEIILIKINNPYSKYIKRDISFKNYSRIKRIKSFLKFKFL; encoded by the coding sequence ATGAAGAAATTACCTTTGGTTTCTATAATAGCGGTTTGTTATAATCATGCTAAGTATGTAATTGAAACTTTAGAAAGTATCAAAAATCAGACTTACTCTAATATTGAGCTGATTATTATGGATGATTGTTCAACAGATAATTCTGTAGAGGTCATTAAGTTATGGATTAAGAAAACAAATTATCCTTGTCGATTAATTGCTCACCAAGAAAATCAAGGCTTATGCAAAACTTTAAATGAAGCTTTAAGACTTATAAAAGGTGAGTATTATCAAGGTCTAGCTTGTGACGATGTTATTCTTAAAGAAAAAATCAAGACTCAAGTTAAACTTTTTAAAGAATTAAAAGATGAATATGCCGTTATTTATAGTGATGCCTATTTAATGAATGATAAAAGCCAACTGTATTATGGTAATTTTATACAAAGATATAAACCTAAGATTTTAGAAGTACCATACGGCAATATATATCAAGAATTGATTAATACTAACTTTATACCTGCAATGTCAGTTTTAATTAAAACAGATTTAGTTAGAAAAATAGATGGCTATGATGAAAAATTAACTTACGAAGATTACGATTTATGGCTAAGATTAGCCAAAAATTACAAATTTTATTTTTCAAATTATAAATCATGTAAGTACAGAATTCATGATAATAATATGCATACCTCTTCAAAGTTTGATGAAGTATCAACAATTAACACCTTCTATATTTTTAAAAAACATATTGGTAATTCAATTGCTAGAAGAAAAGTTATAAATTCAATCTACAAAATGTATAAAAACGGTAATTACCTTGCTCATAAAAACGAAATAATTTTAATTAAAATAAATAATCCTTATTCAAAGTATATTAAAAGAGATATCAGTTTTAAAAACTATTCAAGAATTAAAAGAATTAAGTCATTTTTAAAATTTAAATTTTTATAA
- a CDS encoding glycosyltransferase → MNLGISIVIATYNGKDRLANTLMHLRNQKLSCPTEIILVDNASTDGTKQFADKWWKNNGVSYIDYSSYQQPIPGKSYAQDLGYSKAKYKYLLVCDDDNWLCNDYVQTAFEIMESNSEIGALGGWCEAVFESEKPDWFDTYAKYFAVSKQGTDSGDVTHKKGCLYGAGMVIKKSHWVYLNKLGFKPLLTCRKGNTLASGGDTEYSYVLRLLGYKMWFDERLYFKHFMTKGRLNLNYVSRIRKAMSESNFVVSAYVDKLNNQKQTSKRFKRKFLSLVKHKFIKNVAKRLVGNFEQKEQAKEYFRQLKRLLFSYKAYETNYKSIDKWLTNHI, encoded by the coding sequence ATGAATTTAGGCATCTCCATAGTAATTGCAACATACAACGGAAAAGATAGGCTTGCTAATACATTAATGCACTTAAGGAATCAAAAGCTAAGTTGTCCTACCGAGATTATTTTAGTCGATAATGCTTCTACTGATGGCACTAAACAATTTGCGGACAAATGGTGGAAAAATAATGGAGTGAGTTATATAGACTACTCATCATATCAACAGCCAATTCCAGGCAAATCTTATGCACAGGATTTAGGATATAGTAAAGCTAAATATAAATATCTGCTTGTATGCGATGATGATAATTGGTTGTGCAATGACTATGTTCAAACCGCATTTGAAATTATGGAATCTAATTCTGAAATTGGTGCTCTTGGCGGTTGGTGTGAAGCTGTTTTTGAAAGTGAAAAACCTGATTGGTTTGATACTTATGCAAAATATTTTGCAGTATCAAAACAAGGTACAGATAGTGGAGACGTTACACATAAAAAAGGGTGTTTGTATGGTGCAGGAATGGTAATCAAAAAAAGCCATTGGGTTTATTTAAATAAGTTAGGCTTTAAACCATTATTAACTTGCCGTAAAGGTAATACTTTGGCCTCTGGTGGTGATACAGAATACAGTTATGTTTTACGCTTGTTAGGATACAAAATGTGGTTTGACGAACGCCTATATTTTAAACATTTTATGACCAAAGGGCGATTGAATTTAAACTATGTTAGTAGAATTCGAAAAGCCATGTCTGAATCAAATTTTGTTGTCAGTGCTTATGTAGATAAATTGAATAACCAAAAGCAAACCTCTAAAAGGTTTAAAAGAAAGTTTTTAAGCCTAGTCAAGCATAAATTTATAAAAAATGTAGCAAAAAGACTAGTGGGTAATTTTGAACAAAAGGAACAAGCTAAGGAATATTTCAGGCAATTAAAGCGTTTGTTGTTCTCATATAAAGCTTATGAAACCAACTACAAATCAATAGATAAATGGTTGACAAATCATATATAA
- a CDS encoding glycosyltransferase family 4 protein: MKIYFKLKAFPQISETFIVNNIIYAKSKGYEVGIYVDCYNGIENSSQSELLKKYNIERDIIKPITFSTNKVKKTFQVLRMLLNLKILFYLIPYYKLKRKKNLTPLVELYQYRSFKNQIVHVHFNNATHPLVELSSIGYINPKCIITFHGYDAYLEDKNSFQIKYSEFYKKHVVGVTINSKHLTIDVLKLGVDKNLVTIVPIGIDIDFFRGSPKNINVKKIKILSVGRLVQWKGHIYGLKAIKHLTDKGYEVEYTVIGAGNLEQELKNEAKKLDIYNTVTFLGALPQKEVFKYMKSSDIFLLPSTFDNKVGRRETFGLVSVEAQAVGLPVVGFNSGGFPETLIDGQTGFVVEDRNVEALSEKIEYLITHPNQYAKMSKAAINHASKFDHKKTTQQYLELYKTLTH, translated from the coding sequence TTGAAGATATATTTTAAACTCAAAGCATTTCCACAAATTTCAGAAACATTTATTGTCAACAATATTATCTATGCTAAGAGTAAAGGCTATGAAGTTGGTATTTATGTAGATTGCTATAATGGTATTGAAAATTCTTCTCAATCTGAATTACTGAAAAAATATAATATTGAAAGAGATATTATAAAACCCATTACTTTCAGTACTAATAAAGTAAAGAAAACATTTCAGGTTTTAAGAATGCTTTTAAATTTAAAAATTCTTTTTTATTTAATTCCTTATTATAAATTAAAACGTAAAAAAAATTTAACTCCATTGGTTGAACTCTATCAATATAGAAGTTTTAAAAATCAAATTGTACACGTACATTTTAACAATGCAACACATCCTTTGGTTGAACTTTCAAGTATAGGGTATATCAATCCCAAGTGCATTATTACCTTTCATGGATATGATGCTTATTTAGAAGATAAAAATTCTTTTCAAATAAAATACAGTGAATTTTATAAAAAACACGTCGTAGGGGTAACCATAAATTCTAAACATTTAACAATAGATGTATTAAAATTAGGAGTTGATAAAAATTTAGTAACTATAGTACCTATTGGTATAGATATTGATTTTTTTAGAGGTTCTCCAAAAAATATTAATGTAAAAAAAATAAAAATATTATCTGTAGGAAGATTAGTTCAATGGAAAGGTCATATTTATGGTTTAAAAGCTATAAAGCATCTAACTGATAAAGGTTATGAAGTAGAATATACAGTTATTGGTGCTGGAAATTTAGAACAAGAGTTAAAAAATGAAGCCAAAAAATTAGATATTTATAATACCGTAACTTTTTTAGGAGCTTTACCACAAAAAGAAGTTTTTAAATACATGAAATCAAGTGATATTTTCTTACTACCTTCTACTTTTGATAATAAAGTAGGTCGCAGAGAAACCTTTGGTTTAGTTTCAGTAGAAGCACAAGCTGTAGGTCTTCCTGTAGTTGGTTTTAATTCTGGTGGTTTCCCCGAGACTTTAATAGATGGTCAAACAGGTTTTGTAGTAGAAGACAGAAACGTAGAAGCCTTATCAGAAAAAATTGAGTATCTAATCACTCACCCCAACCAATATGCAAAAATGTCTAAAGCCGCCATCAATCACGCCTCAAAATTTGATCATAAAAAAACTACACAACAATATTTAGAATTGTATAAAACACTAACCCATTAA
- a CDS encoding ATP-dependent Clp protease ATP-binding subunit: protein MDDNFSPKVKDVIAFSKEEALRLGHSFIGTEHLLLGLLREGDGMAIDILNTLAIDLDHLRRKVEILNPTEPNPVHVSNEKKNLHLTRQAERALKTTFLEAKLFQSSSINTAHLLLCILRNDNDPTTKLLNKLKIDYDVVKEKFKALKGMEDDFIESPQASSISDESDDDKRKNPFESSKTSKSTTSKKSKTPVLDNFGRDLTVLAEEGKLDPVVGRQKEIERVSQILSRRKKNNPLLIGEPGVGKSAIAEGLALRIIQRKVSRILYDKRLVTLDLASLVAGTKYRGQFEERMKAVMNELEKNDDIILFIDEIHTIVGAGGATGSLDASNMFKPALARGDIQCIGATTLDEYRQNIEKDGALERRFQKIIVEPTNREETIEILNNIKGKYEDHHNVKYTDEAIEACVTLTSRYMTERFLPDKAIDALDEAGSRIHITNIKVPQKILNLEQQLEDIRNHKNSVVKKQKYEEVAKLRDDEKAVEQELELAQEEWDKHSKENRETVTADHIADVISMITGIPVNRIAKTESNKLAQLPKVIKSKVIGQDEAVAKVTKAIQRNRAGLKDPNKPIGSFIFLGQTGVGKTQLAKVLARELFDNEGALIRLDMSEYMEKFAVSRLIGAPPGYIGYEEGGQLTEKVRRKPYAVVLLDEVEKAHPDVFNMLLQVLDDGYLTDSLGRKIDFRNTIIIMTSNIGARKLKDFGQGVGFGTKARKEQEDSNTRKVIEGALKKAFAPEFLNRIDDVVIFNALEQEDIFKIIDIELDKLFKRIDEMGYEFDLTDDAKKYIAEKGFDKQYGARPLNRAIQKYIEDALAEKIVNSDISEGDHIKMDFDKEAKELIIDIQHQPAN from the coding sequence ATGGATGATAATTTTTCACCAAAGGTAAAAGATGTAATTGCTTTTAGCAAAGAAGAAGCTCTTAGACTTGGGCATAGTTTTATAGGAACAGAACACTTGCTATTAGGTCTTTTAAGAGAAGGCGATGGTATGGCTATAGATATTTTAAACACATTAGCTATTGATTTAGACCACTTAAGGCGTAAAGTAGAAATTTTAAATCCTACTGAGCCTAATCCTGTTCATGTTTCTAATGAAAAAAAGAATTTGCACTTAACAAGACAAGCTGAACGGGCTTTAAAAACTACTTTTTTAGAAGCCAAATTGTTCCAAAGTTCTTCAATCAATACGGCTCATTTATTGTTGTGTATTTTGAGAAATGACAATGACCCAACGACAAAGTTGCTCAACAAGTTGAAAATAGATTATGATGTGGTCAAAGAAAAGTTTAAAGCTTTAAAAGGTATGGAAGACGATTTTATTGAATCTCCACAAGCAAGCTCAATTTCAGACGAATCTGATGATGATAAGCGAAAAAATCCTTTTGAAAGTAGCAAAACTTCAAAAAGCACCACTTCAAAGAAATCTAAAACTCCTGTTTTAGACAACTTTGGTCGCGATCTTACAGTCTTGGCAGAAGAAGGTAAACTTGACCCCGTTGTAGGAAGACAAAAAGAAATTGAACGCGTTTCTCAAATTTTAAGTCGTAGAAAGAAAAACAACCCTTTGCTTATAGGCGAACCTGGTGTTGGCAAAAGTGCCATTGCCGAAGGTTTAGCCTTGAGAATTATTCAGCGTAAAGTTTCTCGTATTTTATATGACAAACGTTTGGTTACCCTTGATTTAGCAAGTTTGGTTGCAGGTACCAAATACCGAGGTCAGTTTGAAGAACGGATGAAAGCTGTGATGAACGAACTCGAAAAAAATGACGATATCATTTTGTTTATAGACGAAATACACACCATAGTCGGTGCTGGTGGTGCTACGGGAAGTTTAGATGCCAGCAATATGTTTAAACCCGCTTTGGCAAGAGGTGATATACAATGTATCGGTGCTACAACTTTAGATGAATACCGTCAAAATATTGAAAAAGACGGTGCTCTTGAAAGACGTTTCCAAAAAATTATTGTTGAACCAACTAATAGAGAAGAAACCATTGAAATATTAAATAATATTAAAGGTAAATATGAAGATCACCACAATGTGAAATATACTGACGAAGCTATAGAAGCTTGTGTCACATTGACATCTCGCTATATGACAGAGCGATTTTTGCCTGACAAAGCTATTGATGCTTTAGATGAAGCTGGGTCTAGAATTCATATTACTAATATTAAAGTTCCCCAAAAAATCCTCAATTTAGAACAACAGCTTGAAGATATCAGAAATCATAAAAACTCTGTAGTCAAAAAACAAAAATATGAAGAAGTCGCAAAATTAAGAGACGATGAAAAAGCTGTTGAACAAGAATTAGAACTTGCCCAAGAGGAATGGGACAAACATTCTAAAGAAAATCGAGAAACCGTTACTGCAGACCATATTGCAGATGTTATTTCTATGATTACTGGTATTCCTGTCAATCGAATTGCTAAAACAGAAAGCAATAAGTTAGCTCAACTTCCAAAAGTTATCAAGAGTAAAGTTATAGGTCAAGATGAAGCGGTGGCTAAAGTTACAAAAGCTATTCAGCGTAACAGAGCTGGACTGAAAGACCCTAACAAACCTATTGGCTCGTTTATCTTTCTTGGACAAACTGGCGTTGGCAAAACCCAATTGGCAAAAGTGCTTGCCAGAGAATTATTTGATAATGAAGGTGCACTTATCCGTCTCGATATGAGCGAGTATATGGAAAAATTTGCCGTCTCTAGACTCATCGGTGCTCCTCCTGGTTACATTGGTTACGAAGAAGGTGGACAATTGACCGAAAAAGTGAGACGCAAACCTTATGCGGTTGTGCTTCTCGATGAAGTTGAAAAAGCCCATCCTGATGTATTCAATATGCTATTGCAAGTTCTTGATGATGGCTATCTTACCGATAGCTTAGGTCGAAAAATTGATTTTAGAAACACCATTATCATCATGACTTCAAATATTGGAGCGAGAAAACTCAAAGATTTTGGTCAAGGTGTTGGTTTTGGCACTAAAGCGAGAAAAGAACAAGAAGATTCTAATACTAGAAAAGTCATTGAAGGTGCACTCAAAAAAGCATTTGCTCCAGAATTTCTCAACAGAATTGACGATGTGGTGATATTTAATGCCCTTGAGCAAGAAGATATCTTTAAAATTATTGATATTGAACTTGATAAACTCTTTAAGCGTATTGATGAAATGGGTTATGAATTTGATTTGACTGATGATGCTAAAAAATATATCGCCGAAAAAGGTTTTGATAAACAATATGGTGCAAGACCTTTAAATAGAGCTATTCAGAAATATATTGAAGATGCTTTAGCTGAAAAAATTGTCAATTCAGATATTTCTGAAGGCGATCATATCAAAATGGATTTTGATAAAGAAGCTAAAGAATTGATCATTGATATTCAACATCAGCCTGCAAACTAA